From Camelina sativa cultivar DH55 chromosome 5, Cs, whole genome shotgun sequence:
taatATCTGGTTACTACTTAAGATCACAAGTTCATGATTCCTTTAATCTTCTCATCACTTGAATAATTTAAACCTTCTTCACGCGAGCAAAGTTATAAAACATGAACcgctctgttttttttacttagaagCTTTTATCTGATTATatcaattaaataatatttaaaacggACTAAAAAAGGTGTAATGAAGTGGGCCAATTGTTTATGCGTCGGCCCATAAAGGGACTAAGCCCAATAAAGCCCAATTAAATTTtaagttcaaaatttaaaaactccagtttttctttctttacgcTCCTCCGTTGGTGTTTTTGTCAGTCACACTGCGAGACCTTTGTTGCTTATTCACTTTCCATTCGAAATAATCGAATCCATACAAGAAGCAGAAATCGAAACTACATAATGCCAGCGTGCGAGTATCCGAGGTTATCTCGTCCCGAAATCATCACTATCCTCAAGGAGGCTCAGATTGCGAGCATTACAGACGCCGATTTCAAAAGCCCTACTCTCGAGTTCGTCTCAGAGCTTTACACCAGAATTCTTATCTATCTCGACGTCATCAAAGAGTAAGCACCTCCCGCTCCCCCTTAGTTCCTCTTTTTACTCGTCAATTTTTCCAAAtctctaattttaaaaaatttgggaatttctgatgatttttcaaaatatccGTTGTAGAGAAGAGAAAGGTCAAGTCGATTTTGAGGTTTTGCAGCAATTGGAGAATCCAGATCATCATGTCACTTCACTGCAATATTCGGATCTCTATTGCAAAGTGAAAGATATGCTAGATATGGTGGTGGAGTGTCCATTACAGATGAATTACAAGGATCTTATACGCCCCGAACCATCCCGGACCGAGTTTTTCATCAGTTCACTTGTCAACTATGCTCTACACAAGTATCTTTTTTCTCATGCTCCTAGTTTAGATTATACCTCTGCAAATTGAAGTTAGCTTACTTCTCTTCTAGTTTCTATTTGGATGTACCAAGAATTAGAACTAGTAACAAGAGTACAAATGTTTTGAATTTCTGATGGCTTTTTTTTAGGAGTGCACATAGAGTTAAGTAAGGAacagaaaaattaagaaaaaagtgGTTTGTTATTTTAAGATGAGAATACAATATTACTCTTTCCCTGCGCAGATTTTACAAGTTTGATATCATTTAGTGCATTCATGTTTTCTCATATCTTCTTTCCTGTGCTAGTGATTCAAAAATTGATGCTCTCATGATTATTTTATGTACCAGAGAttcaaaaatgaataaaataaaagaaaagactgAGGAGTTGACTCTCCTTGACGAGGAGCGGAAGCAGTGGGAGGCAAATATTGCCCAGGTAATGCAACGGACAAACTATATCTATCACATAAATATCCAtttctattctttctttctgatgGCTCTCTCCATGCAGTTGAATGCAGagattggagaatttgatgaagCCGCTGAAAGGGATTTACCCTTTGTCCAAGAGCTAGAAGCGAGGATTGAAGAACTCAATCAGACTATATTAGCACTCAATAATCAGCAGATGTCACTGCGGGCTACCTTCCAACAAATGAGAGAGAAGAGTACACAGATGGATAACGAGGTAAGAAACAACATGATGTGCACTTGAGAGCTCCTTCCTTCCTGTAACTAtgtaatttagtttatttttgctCCCTAACATGTGTATTTCTCTCTACAGATTTCCAAAGCAGAGTTTGATCTTGTGCAAACTGTCCAAGAAAATGCAGACCTCCGCTCACAAATTGTTCAATCTCCAGACAAATTGCAGGTATATTTTTGTTCCCACTAGCACACTAGTCCTAAGATGAAATTTTGTGTACACGGGCTTTAACGATTGATATTGAGACAGGGAGCtttagaagagaagaagctagTACTTGGGGACACAAAGAAAGCTGAGCAATCCGCAATGGAAACTTTCCAGGAAAAGGCTGCCATTCTTGAGGTTTATGAAAAGGTATCTAATGAAAACTCTAGACTATTACTAAATGTTATTGATTAGCACGTAGCTAAATGCATTTAGGACATCCTATGCAACCTGATGGTTCACTAATGGAAATTATCGAGTCCTAGGTCACTGCGGATACTACCATTTGGTTAGAGAAAGTTGATTTCAAGTCTTAGGTGTTTATTGCTATATCACATTTGTTCATACTTCAGTCAAGGATATTTAGGATGAACTTCATTTATTTTGGTGTATAGTGGATGAGAATGAATCCAAGGTGGACACTGGACAGTGTAGATTGAGATCTTATTCTATGTTGATACttcagagttttttttatttaggtgTAGTCTTATAATAGTTTTAGGCTTTCATATTTTGAGCGTAATAACGTTTACCATCaaagttttctttaatattgAGGTAACAAAGTACATTTAACTATGGGTGCCTTTTGCAGGCCTTCAAGAAAATTTCAAAGTCTTCTTCGCAACTGCAGTTAATTAACGAACAGGTGACCAAGCAAAAATAATCCTTCCTCTTTCTTTGCTTGTAGATTGTGAACCATGTATGATATATGTGGCAACACACAGACCCTTCCAattatctttcatttttatgtgtgtttaatgATGTTACAGGTAACCAATGCGAAAGCTGTTGAGAAAGAATTCAAAGCTCTTAAAGCTAAGCTGAGCGAGGATGGAGTAGCGTACAAATCACTTGAGGCGAAAGTGGTTGAGCGGGAAAGAATAGGCGAGTCattgtttatttctttcctCTTTAGATATTGTTTCGGAACGGAGGCTGTAATTCTCTATTTCTCTCAACAGTGGAACAGTTGAACGAATCATTGAAACAACTAGAGAAGGAAAAAGCAGTCATGTTTGATGATTGGACAAATCAACTGAATAACCTAGAAGTGGAGGTTGAATCCAGAAGACGTGAACTTGAAGCCAGGCAAACGGATGTGGAATCAGTAGTAGCTGTGGTATTGCTCccttgtttttaacaaaatgaaTCTGTTGTGTACGATGCTGTATCATCTCGCCTtctaagtttttctttgtttatatatcaaCAGGTTGATGACAATACTGCCAAGATTAAGCAGGTGAGACAGTCAGGAGAAGCTAAAGTGCAACAGTTAGCCGCTAAATATGAAGAGATCGTTAAGCAGGTTTCTTTCGTTTACCATTATTATTTTCACCTGAATAGCCCCGTGAATTCGGTCGAGTTAAGGCTATCATATATTAAAGATCATGAAAATACAGAATGTTGATTAATACAAAATGCAAAAGCCTGCAGCAAATTAAGAGGTCTCCAAAGTTAAACCTGTATTAGGCTTTCTTCCAGATTCTTTGTAAGATATACTGGTACATATACTGAGCCTCATCTTTGATATTTTGCAGTTTCGTGAATACACGGCGTCGTTTGATGCAGTTCTGACTGAAGAGAAATTTCGATTAGTTTAGATTTGGCAACAGAGACCAAATGTAATTGCTTGCTATatggattttttgtttgtttccaaaaaaaaaaatgcgtaTATCTGGTTACTACTTAAGATCACGAGTTCATGATTTTCGAGACCAAACAGGTTACTACCTTCTTCACACGAGCAAAGTTATAAAAACATGAACCGCTCTGTTTTTACTTGGAAGCTTTTTCTGATTATATcaattaaatgatattttcaataacgtaatgatttttgaaataaaggTAAAGATGATAGATAGCACAAATTTAAGTAGTTAGTTACATTctatgatataatttttttaaaaaagtagtaaaaaataaatttagagaTATTAATTAGTTGATAATCATTGTATGAGTTATATGACTTATGATAAAGAAAATGGGTTAATATTGTTGgggtaaaataatatttaaaacggACTAAAAATGTTGCAAAGAACTGGGCCAAATTTTAATAATGCGTCGGCCCATAAATGGACCAAATAAAACATCATCGTTATCCCACGCGCACCTAAATCACGTTGTTATAACGCGCCCCTTTTTTGCAGTCTAACCCCTTTGAAAATGGGACGAAAATCAACTGAATCCAATTATTTGGAGTCCAATGGCGCGtgagatatttttctttcacatttttttttttgctttttttttttttgtcatgtaaCCCTCTTTcaaaagttaaacaaaaaaaaaaaaggtttaacgTCATTATATTCAGCTAAACCGTGTATGTAAAGAAATTGAAATGAGGATTGGAATATGCATGTGGACACGTTATTagatttcattatatattaaaaaaacaaacaaatacatgtaatttgttgattgttgtccTCACGTCTACTACTATAGTCTTGTAACTTCGTAAATTTGATTGGCTCACGTTTCTTTTTAGAATGATTCATATTGTGGTTATAAAATACTACGAGAAAGTGGTAATTGTAAGATAAGTCACAACTCCACCATCATCTTCTTATAACGTTATCCGGTTTATTGTAATAAATACTCATtcaaagtttcatttttttttttggctctatATAAGTagctatatattaaaattaattatttaagcTTTAAACATTATATGAATgatcattttttaaaaccatcttttataatattattttaaaaatatttgattaaatcaTAATATGATAGTTAACTATTTGTATCATTTGTAATTATGataaataattttcatcaataGTGTAAACGAATAATGATTATAGGAtgcaatttttttcttataggaTAAGTATATATGACatccgaatatatatatatatatatatattttacgagTGAATGCTTAAAATAGTGATTGTTAGTGGTTAGGAGAATGGTGGATAAGACTAGAAAGATGCCAATTTATCATATTAATCTTTGTCTTGTCTGCACATTATAATTATcttgtttgattgattaaaggatttttgattaagaaaacaagTATGGATGTTCGCATAACACGTAGAAGAAAGAATTGAAACTGTATACTATAATCTAATAGGTATAATTGACATGGTCATACTTGAACAACTAcacatatttgtaaaaaatttaagattaattaagaattttttaaatttagtgatatatttatattaacatttttgaaatacattttgtgttctactctttaagttatacttatttacaaagttaatctctacaaaattacaaaaaataataaataaaatatggtaATTCAAATCGAGTACTGTCTATAAAATTTTTACATTCCTAAAGTATCTCTTCttaatttatttctattttcctaaatcaatttttgtttatactttacaatctttacatttaatATCATATtcctaaattaatattttaaatcgAGTATTATCTTTATAATATCTCCACTTCATTgctattttcttttatcaattaaaatattacaatcattactTATAGATAGTttataatactatataatatggttatatggCGTGACGGGTCATAAGACTTGACgggtttgaattaacattaatataaaattaaaatatcattaatttgatgtcaaaatacaggttaaatccttatttaattatttggtcaactttacaaatattataatattatacatatcaaatcaaggtaatttaactaaattctgtaaaacaatcaaatcattagaaaaattatgtcttaaatatcttataaatcataagatattataatatttgcaAATTGTCAGtatgtagttttgtttttcaattctATACTACAAACTCAAAACTCAGGTTCCATAGAAGGTGTATGAAGCAAAAGTTTATCAAGATTCTAGACTGTGTTTGCTTACTTGCTTCGGCGAGCCTTCCTTCTCCAGAGAACAAAAGATGTGATCCACTGCACAGGATTAATCAAAAGAAACAGTTAAGTTTGGAGTACACAATTCATTAAGAAATACAGCAGAGCATCCTATCAGTATATAAAGAACACAAATCACTGATTggtataagaaacaaaaactcaccTTGAAGAGAGATATGAAACTGAATGCTCCAACAATAGATGTTTTCCGCAAAGGCAATCTCCGTTCTGGGACAACATCCTTTCATCGAATCAgtgatttgtgttcttaatgatgaaaatattttgcactattgatgaaaatatttgattaaatcaTAATATGATAGTTAACTATTTGTATCATTTGTAATTATGataaataattttcatcaataGTGCAAAAGAATAATGATTATAggatgcaattttttttttacaggatAAGTATATATGACAtccgaatatatatattttttacgaGTGAATGCTTAAAATAGTGATTGTTAGTGGTTAGGGGAAGGGTGGATAAGACTAGAAAGGT
This genomic window contains:
- the LOC104784713 gene encoding probable kinetochore protein NUF2, whose amino-acid sequence is MPACEYPRLSRPEIITILKEAQIASITDADFKSPTLEFVSELYTRILIYLDVIKEEEKGQVDFEVLQQLENPDHHVTSLQYSDLYCKVKDMLDMVVECPLQMNYKDLIRPEPSRTEFFISSLVNYALHKDSKMNKIKEKTEELTLLDEERKQWEANIAQLNAEIGEFDEAAERDLPFVQELEARIEELNQTILALNNQQMSLRATFQQMREKSTQMDNEISKAEFDLVQTVQENADLRSQIVQSPDKLQGALEEKKLVLGDTKKAEQSAMETFQEKAAILEVYEKAFKKISKSSSQLQLINEQVTNAKAVEKEFKALKAKLSEDGVAYKSLEAKVVERERIVEQLNESLKQLEKEKAVMFDDWTNQLNNLEVEVESRRRELEARQTDVESVVAVVDDNTAKIKQVRQSGEAKVQQLAAKYEEIVKQFREYTASFDAVLTEEKFRLV